A single window of Paenibacillus sp. FSL H8-0537 DNA harbors:
- a CDS encoding TetR-like C-terminal domain-containing protein: protein MYTELAIITPVASATFKCEATTDSLLKHVKHLNTTFQLNSSSIDAEIVTEAHIGAILGVLNWWIENKMPIDQGEIYKMLEDWDFSVFNNKKQRTPL, encoded by the coding sequence TTGTACACCGAGCTTGCAATAATAACTCCTGTTGCCTCTGCAACTTTTAAATGTGAAGCAACAACAGACTCGCTGTTAAAACATGTAAAGCATTTAAATACTACTTTTCAATTGAACAGCAGCTCCATTGATGCTGAAATTGTGACAGAAGCGCATATCGGTGCCATTCTGGGCGTACTAAATTGGTGGATTGAAAACAAGATGCCTATTGATCAAGGCGAAATTTATAAAATGTTGGAGGATTGGGATTTTTCTGTATTCAACAATAAAAAACAGCGGACACCGTTATGA
- a CDS encoding metallophosphoesterase, whose product MFIVMGIVMLAVFGSLVFYQSWSIWRWLKPLHTKSRKLIYTIVAAALPCVFITAMVAQNAILIAIGMYWLAIFCLLLLIIPSIQLIARLLRNTSLPRESVFKWSGIAVPVLLITLLGYGSFLAYSPVVRTYDITIPKGAQDSDPAKNTLKIVMASDMHFGILSGKDHAVRLVDRINELQPDIVLFPGDILDDQIRPYLDNGIDKIMAAIEAPYGVYASLGNHDKYNGHIEDIINAVEAGGMKVLYDESVTIDDRFTLLGRKDHSDHERAPLSELVQGIDAAKPFILLEHQPYDFDIADELGVDLMVSGHTHHGQIFPANFITQLVFENDWGYLKKEKLQSIVSSGFGFWGPPIRLGSRSEIVEINVTFS is encoded by the coding sequence ATGTTTATTGTTATGGGTATTGTCATGCTTGCCGTTTTCGGCTCGCTCGTTTTTTATCAAAGCTGGAGCATTTGGCGGTGGCTGAAGCCGCTGCATACGAAGTCACGCAAACTCATTTATACAATCGTCGCCGCTGCGCTGCCCTGCGTCTTTATTACGGCGATGGTTGCGCAAAATGCTATTTTAATTGCCATTGGCATGTACTGGCTCGCTATTTTTTGCTTATTGCTGCTCATTATTCCATCCATACAGCTCATCGCAAGACTGCTGCGCAATACGTCGTTGCCGCGCGAGTCGGTGTTCAAATGGTCTGGCATTGCCGTCCCCGTACTGCTCATTACGCTGCTTGGCTATGGTTCTTTTCTAGCCTACAGCCCCGTTGTACGCACGTATGACATTACGATTCCCAAAGGCGCACAAGACAGCGATCCAGCTAAAAATACATTAAAAATCGTCATGGCCTCCGATATGCATTTTGGCATTTTGTCCGGCAAAGATCATGCCGTCCGTCTCGTCGATCGCATTAATGAGCTGCAGCCCGACATCGTGCTGTTTCCCGGCGATATTTTGGATGATCAAATCCGGCCTTATTTGGACAATGGCATTGATAAAATCATGGCAGCGATCGAAGCGCCATATGGTGTATACGCCTCGCTCGGCAATCATGATAAATACAATGGGCATATCGAGGACATTATTAACGCCGTTGAAGCAGGCGGCATGAAGGTGCTTTATGATGAGTCGGTTACCATAGATGACCGTTTCACCCTGCTTGGACGCAAGGATCATTCCGATCATGAGCGTGCGCCGCTAAGCGAGCTCGTTCAAGGCATAGATGCTGCCAAGCCGTTCATTCTGCTGGAGCATCAGCCCTACGATTTCGATATTGCCGATGAGCTCGGCGTTGATCTGATGGTATCAGGCCATACGCATCACGGCCAAATATTTCCGGCGAATTTCATTACGCAGCTCGTGTTCGAGAATGACTGGGGCTATTTAAAAAAGGAAAAGCTGCAATCGATCGTTTCCTCCGGCTTTGGCTTCTGGGGACCGCCGATCCGACTCGGCTCCCGCTCTGAGATCGTGGAAATCAATGTGACATTCAGTTAG
- a CDS encoding LysE family translocator — MEWASLLSFLGVAVLLTLMPGPDNLYVLTQSIARGKKAGIFTTLGLCTGLFAHIFAAALGISAIVYQSAVAFAVVKYAGAAYLLYLAYKAFRQKQSALALGTADELAYASLYKKGIFMSMLNPKVSLFFLALLPQFVNEASGYASLQMIALGLVFMLQAIVIFTLISIFADVLRRFIFKRPRLSSKLNIVEGSVFGLIGLSIAFSRK, encoded by the coding sequence TTGGAATGGGCTTCCCTCTTATCGTTTCTAGGCGTTGCGGTGCTGCTGACCTTAATGCCGGGACCAGATAATTTGTACGTACTCACTCAAAGCATCGCCCGTGGCAAAAAAGCAGGAATCTTCACAACGCTGGGACTATGCACCGGCCTCTTCGCCCATATTTTCGCAGCTGCTCTCGGTATCTCCGCTATCGTCTACCAATCGGCAGTTGCCTTTGCCGTTGTGAAGTATGCCGGTGCCGCCTATTTGCTCTATTTGGCCTATAAAGCTTTTCGGCAAAAGCAATCCGCCCTCGCACTCGGCACCGCCGATGAACTGGCCTATGCCTCCTTGTACAAAAAAGGAATCTTCATGAGCATGCTGAATCCTAAAGTTTCCTTGTTTTTTCTGGCTTTGCTGCCGCAATTCGTCAATGAGGCAAGCGGTTATGCTTCGTTGCAAATGATTGCGCTGGGACTCGTGTTCATGCTGCAAGCCATCGTTATTTTTACCCTGATCAGCATATTTGCCGATGTGCTGCGCCGGTTTATTTTCAAACGTCCACGTCTGTCCAGCAAATTGAATATCGTCGAAGGCTCCGTGTTCGGCCTAATCGGCCTTAGCATCGCCTTCAGCAGAAAATAA
- a CDS encoding NUDIX hydrolase produces MNHSSDEQWLEWVKRVQALAQNGLAYSENAFDIERYEELRAISVDMLAFATGMKRDQLALTFASDTGYATPKVGIRGVVFQDKRILMIKEKQDQAWALPGGWADVGISPSEVAVKEIWEESGFKVKPKRLLAVLDKKKHEHPPDIYHIYDLFIECEIIGGEAAVGPETTDVGFFAEDSLPPLSVQRNTERQIKMMFEFLKQPDKPVILD; encoded by the coding sequence ATGAACCATTCGTCAGACGAGCAGTGGCTGGAGTGGGTAAAACGGGTTCAAGCACTCGCGCAAAATGGGCTTGCCTATTCGGAAAATGCTTTCGATATCGAGCGATATGAGGAGCTTCGCGCTATTTCGGTAGATATGCTGGCATTTGCTACCGGCATGAAGCGGGATCAGCTCGCGTTAACTTTCGCCAGCGATACGGGATATGCGACGCCGAAGGTCGGCATTCGCGGCGTTGTGTTCCAGGATAAGCGGATTTTAATGATCAAAGAAAAGCAGGATCAGGCTTGGGCGCTGCCGGGAGGCTGGGCGGACGTTGGCATTTCGCCATCTGAGGTGGCGGTAAAGGAAATTTGGGAGGAATCCGGCTTTAAAGTCAAGCCAAAGCGGCTGCTCGCGGTGCTGGACAAAAAGAAGCACGAGCATCCACCGGATATTTATCATATTTACGATCTGTTTATTGAATGTGAAATCATTGGCGGAGAAGCGGCGGTTGGACCGGAGACGACTGATGTTGGCTTTTTTGCAGAGGATTCGCTTCCCCCATTATCGGTGCAGCGCAATACGGAGCGGCAGATCAAGATGATGTTCGAATTTTTGAAGCAGCCGGATAAGCCGGTTATATTGGATTAA